In Sphaeramia orbicularis chromosome 7, fSphaOr1.1, whole genome shotgun sequence, one genomic interval encodes:
- the tnnc1a gene encoding troponin C type 1a (slow) isoform X2: MERGRMERQKERLTGSVPLLPSAIKEVEQLTDEQKNEFKAAFDIFVQDAEDGCISTKELGKVMRMLGQNPTPEELQEMIDEVDEDGSGTVDFDEFLVMMVRCMKDDSKGKSEEELAELFRMFDKNADGYIDLDELKMMLESTGEAITEDDIEELMKDGDKNNDGKIDYDEFLEFMKGVE, encoded by the exons ATGGAGAGAGGAAGAatggagagacagaaagagaggctGACAGGCTCCGTTCCCCTCCTCCCCTCAGCAATCAAGGAG GTTGAGCAGCTGACAGACGAACAGAAAAATG AGTTCAAGGCTGCCTTTGACATCTTCGTTCAAGATGCAGAGGACGGCTGCATCAGCACCAAAGAGCTGGGGAAGGTGATGAGGATGCTGGGCCAGAACCCAACACCAGAAGAGCTGCAGGAGATGATCGATGAGGTGGATGAAGATG GGAGCGGCACGGTGGACTTCGACGAGTTCCTGGTCATGATGGTGAGGTGCATGAAGGATGACAGCAAAGGGAAGTCAGAGGAAGAACTGGCAGAGCTGTTTCGCATGTTTGACAA AAACGCAGATGGTTACATTGACCTGGATGAGCTAAAAATGATGCTGGAATCAACAGGAGAAGCAATTACCGAGGATGACATCGAGGAGCTGATGAAAGACGGCGACAAGAACAATGATGGCAAAATTGACTACGATG AGTTCTTGGAGTTCATGAAAGGAGTGGAGTAA
- the tnnc1a gene encoding troponin C type 1a (slow) isoform X3: MNDIYKAAVEQLTDEQKNEFKAAFDIFVQDAEDGCISTKELGKVMRMLGQNPTPEELQEMIDEVDEDGSGTVDFDEFLVMMVRCMKDDSKGKSEEELAELFRMFDKNADGYIDLDELKMMLESTGEAITEDDIEELMKDGDKNNDGKIDYDEFLEFMKGVE; encoded by the exons ATGAACGACATCTACAAGGCAGCG GTTGAGCAGCTGACAGACGAACAGAAAAATG AGTTCAAGGCTGCCTTTGACATCTTCGTTCAAGATGCAGAGGACGGCTGCATCAGCACCAAAGAGCTGGGGAAGGTGATGAGGATGCTGGGCCAGAACCCAACACCAGAAGAGCTGCAGGAGATGATCGATGAGGTGGATGAAGATG GGAGCGGCACGGTGGACTTCGACGAGTTCCTGGTCATGATGGTGAGGTGCATGAAGGATGACAGCAAAGGGAAGTCAGAGGAAGAACTGGCAGAGCTGTTTCGCATGTTTGACAA AAACGCAGATGGTTACATTGACCTGGATGAGCTAAAAATGATGCTGGAATCAACAGGAGAAGCAATTACCGAGGATGACATCGAGGAGCTGATGAAAGACGGCGACAAGAACAATGATGGCAAAATTGACTACGATG AGTTCTTGGAGTTCATGAAAGGAGTGGAGTAA